A stretch of the Lolium perenne isolate Kyuss_39 chromosome 3, Kyuss_2.0, whole genome shotgun sequence genome encodes the following:
- the LOC127339141 gene encoding receptor like protein 27-like, translating to MPNFANTSSLEAMMLDGTSFYFVKPSSFSSFKYLKVLSLDVNFVHVEPQPSLGIIKSIQHLELSQMDSTRNLGPIFSWIEDLQNLRSLKLHGVNFAETSWSSVAKLKSLRSLAISECSFTRPLLSTLGNLVNLRSLEIFNCIFGGPIPSAIGNLTNLRSLKINGCNFLGSIPSSIGNLMSLRNLEINCITEYLDILVGSFGPIPATVGNLSNLESLDINYCGFSGPIPDEVGLLKKLTVLRIGQCSLSGRIPNSMVNLTRLIDLDLSSNLFSGDLPTSLFTIPPLQRLDIHSNQLSGSLQDFNVTSSHMVYVDLSINQLTGNIPESFFQLKSLAYVDIGWNKLVGVVDLSSFWRLASVIYLCLSHNDLSVTDMDGEGNSSLSTYLPQVTNLGLASCNLTRFPSSLVHLNQMSSLDLSCNRISGAIPKWIWATWNRSLTYLNLSHNMLSTMQLNSYVLPFNRLHTLDLSSNQLQGQIPMPSPPAVYLDYSNNTFSSVLPNFTLYLGYEFRISRNNISGHIPDSICGSVISILDLSFNNFSGRIPSCLIEDGHASVLSLRDNQFEGVLPNNIKDQCNLHTLDLNNNKIKGKLSMTLTKCLQLGFLDIGNNRMVGTFPSWLGKLPMLRVLVLRSNRFYGSMGGYLDRDDKSGEYFSSLQILDLASNNFFGNLSSHLFEGLESMMTKMNTTGLIVTYEGGFHGHPYQDTVTIAYKSIYRTFDKILTTLTAIDLSNNSFDGAIPESLGRLVSLHVLNLSSNAFTGHIPHELGRMTQLESLDLSRNQLSGDIPEELTNLNFLGILNLCNNQLVGKIPRSGQFSTFQNSSFEGNLGLCGPPLSNPCSFSPAPPSVAHVEKSSNVDVMLFLFIGLGFGTGFAVAILLRCGRTDKCLVKSTRGLRT from the exons ATGCCCAACTTCGCCAACACAAGCTCTTTAGAGGCAATGATGCTAGATGGGACCAGTTTCTATTTTGTAAAACCGAGCTCTTTTAGCAGTTTCAAGTATTTGAAAGTGTTAAGCCTTGATGTGAATTTTGTTCATGTGGAGCCTCAACCTTCACTCGGTATTATCAAGTCTATTCAGCATTTGGAACTCTCTCAGATGGACTCTACAAGAAATTTAGGGCccattttttcatggattgaagaccTGCAAAATTTACGAAGCTTAAAACTCCACGGGGTTAACTTCGCAGAAACATCTTGGTCTTCAGTTGCCAAACTCAAGAGCTTGAGAAGCCTGGCAATCTCTGAGTGCAGCTTCACTAGGCCACTGCTATCAACTTTAGGTAATCTAGTAAATTTGAGAAGCTTGGAGATTTTCAATTGCATATTTGGCGGTCCAATACCATCTGCAATTGGCAACCTCACAAACTTGAGAAGTTTGAAAATCAATGGATGCAACTTTTTGGGGTCGATACCATCTTCAATTGGCAATCTGATGAGCCTGAGGAACTTGGAAATAAATTGTATTACCGAATATCTTGATATCCTTGTTGGCTCTTTTGGGCCAATACCAGCTACAGTTGGCAATCTTAGTAATTTGGAGAGTTTGGATATCAATTACTGCGGGTTTTCTGGGCCAATACCAGATGAAGTTGGATTACTCAAGAAGTTGACCGTTCTTCGAATTGGACAGTGTAGCCTCTCTGGACGCATACCAAATTCAATGGTTAACCTAACTCGCCTGATTGATCTAGATCTTTCATCTAATCTTTTCAGCG GGGACCTTCCAACGTCTCTTTTTACTATTCCACCATTGCAACGCCTAGATATCCACTCCAACCAGCTCTCTGGTTCTTTACAAGACTTCAACGTAACTTCTTCACACATGGTGTATGTGGACTTAAGCATAAATCAGTTGACAGGAAATATTCCAGAGTCATTCTTTCAACTCAAAAGTTTGGCATATGTCGATATTGGCTGGAATAAGTTGGTAGGGGTGGTGGATCTTTCCTCATTTTGGAGGTTGGCAAGTGTCATTTATTTGTGTCTTTCCCACAACGATTTATCTGTCACGGACATGGATGGAGAAGGTAACAGCTCTCTGTCTACCTATCTCCCTCAAGTTACCAACTTAGGATTAGCAAGTTGCAATTTAACGAGATTTCCAAGTTCATTGGTGCATCTTAACCAAATGTCGTCGTTGGACCTGTCATGTAATAGAATCAGTGGAGCTATTCCAAAGTGGATATGGGCGACATGGAACCGTAGCCTTACATACTTGAATCTTTCACACAACATGCTCAGCACTATGCAACTTAATTCATATGTTCTCCCTTTCAATCGGTTGCATACTCTTGATCTCAGTTCCAATCAGCTTCAGGGGCAGATTCCAATGCCAAGCCCACCAGCAGTTTACTTGGATTACTCAAACAACACTTTCTCTTCAGTGCTTCCAAACTTCACCCTGTATCTTGGCTACGAGTTCAGAATTTCTAGAAACAACATTAGTGGACATATACCTGACTCAATTTGTGGTTCAGTTATCAGTATCCTTGACCTATCTTTTAACAACTTCAGTGGGCGGATACCTTCGTGTCTGATAGAAGATGGTCACGCAAGCGTGTTGAGTTTGCGGGATAATCAATTTGAAGGTGTGCTACCTAACAATATCAAAGATcaatgtaatctccacacattagaCTTGAACAACAATAAGATCAAAGGGAAGCTTTCAATGACACTTACCAAGTGCTTGCAGCTTGGGTTCCTTGACATAGGAAATAATCGCATGGTAGGTACTTTCCCGTCATGGTTGGGGAAGCTTCCCATGCTTCGTGTCCTTGTCTTGAGATCCAACCGATTCTATGGCTCCATGGGTGGTTATCTTGACAGAGATGACAAATCTGGAGAATACTTCTCTAGCTTGCAGATTCTTGATCTTGCCTCGAACAATTTCTTTGGTAATTTGAGTTCACATTTGTTTGAGGGTTTGGAATCAATGATGACAAAGATGAACACTACAGGTCTTATTGTGACTTATGAAGGTGGATTTCATGGCCATCCATATCAAGATACTGTCACAATAGCGTATAAAAGCATCTATAGGACATTTGATAAGATCTTGACCACTTTAACAGCAATTGACCTGTCGAATAATTCATTTGATGGTGCCATTCCTGAATCACTTGGTAGACTTGTTTCCCTTCATGTATTGAACTTGTCAAGCAACGCCTTCACAGGTCATATTCCACATGAACTTGGCAGGATGACTCAGCTAGAATCACTAGACCTGTCTAGGAACCAGCTTTCTGGTGACATACCGGAGGAGTTAACAAATCTCAACTTTCTTGGTATCTTGAACTTGTGCAACAATCAGTTGGTGGGAAAGATACCTCGGTCAGGTCAATTTTCAACATTCCAAAACAGTTCATTTGAAGGCAATCTCGGGCTGTGTGGACCGCCATTATCCAACCCATGCAGCTTTTCCCCTGCTCCTCCAAGTGTAGCACATGTGGAGAAGTCATCTAATGTGGATGtcatgttgtttctcttcatcgggTTGGGCTTCGGCACCGGATTCGCAGTGGCCATTCTGCTGAGATGTGGTCGGACCGACAAATGTTTGGTTAAATCCACAAGAGGTTTGCGGACCTGA